In the genome of Trypanosoma brucei gambiense DAL972 chromosome 11, complete sequence, the window CTTACCACGATTTTCGCCattacctcttttttctttgctaattttttttactttttacaGGACGTAGCATGGTTGTGGGCTTCCGCATTTAAATTACATCTGTTGGTCGCCTTCCCTCCGTCTCTACTGTTACCGGAAGAGGGCCTTCTGCGGGTGTTGTAACTGGAACTCCGACGTCATAGGACCTAACTTTGGGATAGCGTTGCGCTGAGGAGTTGAGGCCACTCACGAACTAGACGGGAAGTTCTAAATAAGCCGATCCACTTTATTTATTGAGCAAGAGAAGACTTACGAGGGGAGAAGGTACTATACGTTTAAACCTATCCCTTGACGGAATGTCTACGGGAAAGATAATTGGTGATCACAGATACTTGATTGAGGGCCTTATTGCAAAGGGAACCTTTAGTAATGTACATCGCTGCGTGGACTTGACAACAGACAAGGTCTACGCGGTAAAGGTTATAAGTAAATCGGTAATTGAATCGCAGAACATGAGTGTGACCGTGGTTAGAGAGGTGAGTGCTATGGAGGCTGCACCTCCTTCGCCATATTTGGTGAGGCTCGTTGACAAACTTGTTTCGTCTCGTAACTATTATCTTGTTATGAATGTGGTGGAGGGTTGCACACTTCTAGACGtcattgaaaaaaaatatcgaCCCAGACCGCCACTGCGGTGGGTACGATCTATATTTCGACAGTTGCTAAATGGCCTCTACACACTTCATGGGGCAAATGTAGTACATCGTGACATTAAGCCGGAAAACTTGCTGCTGAATAGGAGTTACACCCGACTTGTTATATCGGATTTCGGTTTTGCCTGCTGTGCCCCACCCGGCCGATCGCTTCACCATTCGTGCGGCACGATGAATTACTGTGCCCCTGAGTTATTAGTACCCAAACCGGCTTACGATGGCCGAAAGGTTGACGTGTGGGCTGCGGGGGTCACACTGTATGTTATGATCTTCGGCGTTCACCCTTTTCAGGCTCGTAAAGAAGGTTGTGCGGATAGCCTTGCTGAGGTAATCACCTCCGGTGCGTACACTCTTCCGCACAGCCTTCAACCTGAACTCGAGCACCTTCTTTCAGTTATGCTCGAGCCAGACCCTGCGTTGCGATGGTCTGTCAGGAAGCTGCTGAGACATGTATGGGTGCTGGGCGGTATGGTGGGCGGAGTCACGGGTCGATCATCGTTGAGGCTCACCACACCTACCCCTGGATCCACAGGAGTAGCGAATCGAGATGCAAACACGCCGGAAGACTATGTCGTGCGTTCTCGGTTCGCCCGGGCACTgcgtgcggatgatactgatCCTTCAGCGAGGCAGTTTCGCTCTTGCCCCGATTTGCGCCGCGAAATGAATAATTTCCTTGATGCCTGCGATAGTGATGGGGAGGACGCCGAGTGGGATGGTGATTTTAGCAATGGCAACAGCACTCACGATGGTTACACTAAGTTTAGTAGTTTGAACGTTAGTTTAACCGATATTGGAAGGGGGAGGCAACCTTCGGACCTAGACGGCTTCTCTGAGTCTACTGCTTTCGCAACCAATGGGAGCTACAGCTCCTTGTTTTCGGCAGACCAACTGTTATTGGACCCAGACGAAACTCCAGATACACCTAAAGGTGATTTTCTGCTTACGGTGAGGGTCATCGTCAActttgcacttttttgtACCACCCTGGTAATTGTGGCTGCACTTCGGTTTTTGTTTGACGTCCCTGTAAGAGACCTGCCTTTGCCTCCATTTGTCATTAGTATAATGGAGTATCTGCTGGTGCCACCGCATGAAAGGCTTGCTCAGAGTTTTGAGGTGCGTCGCATGCGTCACCGCTTTCCCTGTGCTGCGCTGAGGCGGCTGGTGGCGTCTGCGGAGCGCGCCATTCAGCGATCAAGTTGGTGTCGCCGGATTATGCCGGTTCGTGGAGTTGACGAAGGGACGGATGTGCCGCTTGGGACTGGAAGACGTGGCATTGTGCTCCGTTGGCTGGAGAAGAACTAGCCGGATTCCAGGTTTCCACTATACGcttttttatcttatttGTTCTTGGGCATCGTCCAAAGGTATAACGTCCCGGGTCTTCGCCATTTAGCCTTTTCCTTCTGATATATTTGCTATTTTGGCAATTGGAAGCCAAAACTCATTGTGTTCTGACTTGACCACACCTTAGCCCTACGGTGAACCTGCAAAACGCAATGCAGTCTGCACGTTCGGGGTGCTTGTATGTGAATATATATCTTTCCGCTCACCGACAGCGCTTTGGGTCTGCGTGAATAATTGTGGTTCTGCACAGATGCGCTCACTCGATACGTCACTACCCTATGCATTGCCTTTTCCAGTTTCCCCCGTGCTGAAACGCTATAATGTTTTTccagttttgtttttgaaagcTTCGTGTTCCGCCCATGAATCATATATAACGCTGGCTGAGTACAGTTCTACGCGGTGGGAACGGACTCTCCTGGATGAGGGTGACTGTGTCATTTTGAGGTGTGAGCCATGTTACGGGGTGCGTAATTAGGTGAAGAATCTGAATCAACGGGCTCCACGGTTCTTCAAAAATTTTCAGCATGCCGTGCAGCAAAGGTTATGCCTATCACTGAGGGGTGCGGTGAGACGGTCTTCAGTGCCTACGGGCAGGTTGGGAAAGAGCCGCTCGTTCTGCCGGAGCAACCAGGTTCCTGGTGCGCTGTACGGCATATCTCTTTGGCTGAGGTATTGTGGTTcgtgggaaagggagaatGTCCTGTTGTGTTCTCGTACGCGGTAGCTGTTGTCGTCAATGTGGCTCCGCGAAACGCCATCTAAGGTTCGAAACTCCGGGTGCTGATTAGCAGGCAGATAGCGAAATGATGTGGGTGGGTGGGTTGGGGAGGACTGCGGCAAGGGCTGTTTGATaaaaatgatgatgcaatTAAGGTCATCAGACCGCTGAGGTGGCCCACGAAGGAGTAAATCTTTTGTGTGCGCCCCCTCTGCGGGTGGCTCGTGCGGAGATTATGGTGCAAGCCTACTGTATAGCAGtggtttcttccctcttccctaATGGTGTTGCcatcttttctattttccagCAGACACTTATTCTCTACCAGCCTTGCCCTTGCCTTTTTCACCTTGATATCCTATTTTTCACATCACAAAGCCATCCTTAATAGCATCCTAAAACCGGTCCCTTTGAAGGACGCAGCATCTCACAACACCGCCTTCCACGAATTAGGCGGCAGCAAGTGAAGCAGCGGCTGTTAACAAGAGTAGCATAGAGAAAGCACATAAATGCATTCGAAAGCATCCTCTGTTTACATCGAGGCGTGCAAACGCGACCACGCAGAGTGTGCATTGGAGTTTGTGTACGCCTTGGATAACAATGAGTCAGAGGTGTGTCTTTCCAACCGAACCGTGCACCTTAATGATATCGATGTGAAATGTATTGCCGAAACACTGCAGACCACTCGACACACCGTCCGCGCCCTGATCATGGAGGGAAACGCCTTCGGGTTGAATGGACTTCAGGCATTGCTTGAGGCAATAGAGGTGAACCCTGGAATTGTGCGCGAGCTGAGGCTCGGGCGGAACAAGTTGAAGGACCAAGCAGCTGTTGTTATTGGGCATGTACTCTCTCGAAGTGGTTGTGGACTACGAGTACTTGACTTGTCTGAGAACGAAATCACTAAACTGGGTGTTATACCTATAGCAGCCGCTCTAAGCAATGGCTTATGTGATATTGTAGAACTTTCCTTCCACAATAATAAGATCGAAGCTGATGCCGCGACGTACCTTGGACAGGCCATCCGTCAGGCTGGGAAACTGAAACACCTTCATCTTGGTTACAACACCATACGCGACGAGGGTGCTGTACAGCTTGCCAAGTGCATTCCGGTTACCGTCAGTTTATCAACCCTGGATCTTACCGCAAACCGTATTGGCGCAAGCGGTGGCAGGGAACTGGCCAGAGCTTTGATGACAACCACATGCAATATACAGCGGTTGAACCTTCGCCACAATTTATTTGATAGCGAAACAATCGAGATGTACGGTGAGGTGATTGCAAGGAATACTTCCCTCATTCAACTCTTCT includes:
- a CDS encoding protein kinase, putative translates to MSTGKIIGDHRYLIEGLIAKGTFSNVHRCVDLTTDKVYAVKVISKSVIESQNMSVTVVREVSAMEAAPPSPYLVRLVDKLVSSRNYYLVMNVVEGCTLLDVIEKKYRPRPPLRWVRSIFRQLLNGLYTLHGANVVHRDIKPENLLLNRSYTRLVISDFGFACCAPPGRSLHHSCGTMNYCAPELLVPKPAYDGRKVDVWAAGVTLYVMIFGVHPFQARKEGCADSLAEVITSGAYTLPHSLQPELEHLLSVMLEPDPALRWSVRKLLRHVWVLGGMVGGVTGRSSLRLTTPTPGSTGVANRDANTPEDYVVRSRFARALRADDTDPSARQFRSCPDLRREMNNFLDACDSDGEDAEWDGDFSNGNSTHDGYTKFSSLNVSLTDIGRGRQPSDLDGFSESTAFATNGSYSSLFSADQLLLDPDETPDTPKGDFLLTVRVIVNFALFCTTLVIVAALRFLFDVPVRDLPLPPFVISIMEYLLVPPHERLAQSFEVRRMRHRFPCAALRRLVASAERAIQRSSWCRRIMPVRGVDEGTDVPLGTGRRGIVLRWLEKN